A region from the Lycium barbarum isolate Lr01 chromosome 8, ASM1917538v2, whole genome shotgun sequence genome encodes:
- the LOC132605226 gene encoding uncharacterized protein LOC132605226, with protein MDHQTQNDYDLDLNVPYDLDLNLPYDLDLNVPYVTTTSDSVTMSDADIENATSNELGATNPSFQLYIGETNMFDLSNIIAASHASDTEGSYSNERENYDAYLDSKNMDYIFQNLEPPGADLPNEQGSEFDQVYSDDQVTPSV; from the exons ATGGATCATCAAACTCAAAATGACTATGACTTGGACCTCAATGTGCCCTATgacttggacctcaacttgcccTATGACTTGGACCTCAATGTGCCCTATGTAACAACAACTTCAGATAGCGTAACAATGTCCGATGCAGACATTGAAAATGCGACAAGTAATGAATTAGGAGCAACAAATCCTAGTTTCCAGTTATATATTGGTGAAACAAATATGTTTGATCTAAGCAATATTATCGCAGCATCACATGCGAGTGATACTGAAGGAAGTTATTCAAATGAGAGAGAGAATTATGATGCGTATCTGGATTCCAAAAATATGGATTATATCTTTCAAAATCTTGAACCTCCAGGTGCTGACCTACCTAATGAACAAGGAAGTGAATTTGATCAAGTTTACTCTGATGATCAG GTGACACCAAGCGTCTAG